In Streptomyces durocortorensis, a genomic segment contains:
- the ahcY gene encoding adenosylhomocysteinase: protein MTTATNSQDFKVADLSLAAFGRKEITLAEHEMPGLMSIRKEYAAAQPLAGARITGSLHMTVQTAVLIETLVALGAEVRWASCNIFSTQDHAAAAIAVGPNGTPEAPAGVPVFAWKGETLEEYWWCTEQALTWPNTSTGGPNMILDDGGDATLLVHKGVEFEKAGAAPDPSTADSEEYAHILTLLNRTLGESPQKWTQLASEIRGVTEETTTGVHRLYEMHRDGTLLFPAINVNDAVTKSKFDNKYGCRHSLIDGINRATDVLIGGKTAVVFGYGDVGKGCAESLRGQGARVIVTEVDPICALQAAMDGYQVTTLDEVVETADIFVTTTGNKDIIMAKDMARMKHQAIVGNIGHFDNEIDMAGLAKIDGIVKDEVKPQVHTWTFPDGKVLIVLSEGRLLNLGNATGHPSFVMSNSFADQTLAQIELFTKPEEYPTDVYVLPKHLDEKVARLHLDALGVKLTTLRPEQAAYIGVEVEGPYKPDHYRY, encoded by the coding sequence ATGACGACGGCAACCAACAGCCAGGACTTCAAGGTCGCCGATCTCTCCCTCGCCGCATTCGGGCGTAAGGAGATCACTCTCGCCGAGCACGAGATGCCCGGCCTGATGTCGATTCGTAAGGAGTACGCCGCGGCTCAGCCGCTGGCGGGTGCGCGGATCACCGGTTCGCTGCACATGACTGTGCAGACGGCCGTGCTGATCGAGACGCTGGTCGCGCTCGGCGCGGAGGTCCGTTGGGCCTCCTGCAACATCTTCTCCACCCAGGACCACGCCGCCGCGGCCATCGCGGTCGGCCCGAACGGCACTCCGGAAGCCCCCGCGGGCGTCCCGGTCTTCGCGTGGAAGGGCGAGACGCTGGAGGAGTACTGGTGGTGCACGGAGCAGGCGCTGACCTGGCCGAACACCTCCACCGGCGGTCCGAACATGATCCTCGACGACGGCGGTGACGCGACCCTCCTCGTCCACAAGGGTGTCGAGTTCGAGAAGGCGGGCGCCGCCCCGGACCCGTCGACCGCGGACAGTGAGGAGTACGCCCACATCCTCACCCTGCTGAACCGCACCCTTGGCGAGTCCCCGCAGAAGTGGACCCAGCTGGCCTCCGAGATCCGTGGTGTCACGGAGGAGACCACGACGGGTGTGCACCGCCTCTACGAGATGCATCGTGACGGGACCCTCCTGTTCCCCGCGATCAATGTGAATGACGCGGTGACGAAGTCGAAGTTCGACAACAAGTACGGCTGCCGTCACTCGCTGATCGACGGGATCAACCGGGCCACGGATGTTCTGATCGGTGGCAAGACGGCCGTCGTGTTCGGTTACGGCGATGTGGGCAAGGGCTGTGCGGAGTCGCTGCGTGGTCAGGGCGCTCGGGTGATCGTCACGGAGGTCGACCCGATCTGTGCGCTGCAGGCGGCGATGGACGGCTATCAGGTGACCACGCTCGACGAGGTCGTCGAGACGGCGGACATCTTCGTCACCACGACGGGTAACAAGGACATCATCATGGCCAAGGACATGGCCCGGATGAAGCACCAGGCGATCGTCGGCAACATCGGTCACTTCGACAACGAGATCGACATGGCAGGTCTCGCGAAGATCGACGGGATCGTGAAGGACGAGGTCAAGCCGCAGGTCCACACCTGGACGTTCCCCGACGGCAAGGTCCTCATCGTCCTCTCCGAGGGTCGCCTGCTGAACCTGGGCAACGCCACCGGCCACCCCTCCTTCGTCATGTCGAACTCCTTCGCGGATCAGACGCTGGCGCAGATCGAGCTGTTCACGAAGCCCGAGGAGTACCCGACCGACGTGTACGTGCTGCCCAAGCACCTGGACGAGAAGGTCGCCCGTCTCCACCTCGACGCACTCGGCGTCAAGCTGACCACGCTGCGGCCGGAACAGGCGGCGTACATCGGCGTCGAGGTCGAGGGCCCGTACAAGCCCGATCACTACCGCTACTGA
- a CDS encoding cation diffusion facilitator family transporter translates to MSASGGTKAIVAALVANLSIAVAKFVAFLFSGSSSMLAESVHSLADSGNQGLLLLGGKKAKREATPQHPFGYGRERYIYAFLVSIVLFSVGGMFAVYEGYEKIKHPHAIEAWYWPVGVLVFAIIAETFSFRMAIKESNETRGDRSWTEFVRHAKAPELPVVLLEDLGALVGLFLALGGVSLALATDNGVWDGIGTLCIGILLIVIAIVLAAETKSLLLGESAGIEDVEKIKAAVVDGDTVTGIIHMRTLHLGPEELLVAAKIAVQHDDTATEVANAINAAENRIRDAVPIARVIYLEPDIFDAEAATKGTNPAKPPTTPSTPNTSTDTTPAPGTGTIPGTDTDTTSGTTSGTTSGTGHPPKDSGH, encoded by the coding sequence ATGAGCGCGTCAGGCGGAACCAAGGCGATCGTGGCGGCACTCGTCGCCAACCTCTCGATCGCCGTCGCCAAATTCGTGGCGTTTCTCTTCAGTGGCTCCTCGTCGATGCTCGCGGAGAGCGTCCACTCGCTCGCCGACTCGGGCAACCAGGGACTCCTGCTACTCGGCGGCAAGAAGGCGAAGCGCGAGGCGACACCGCAGCACCCCTTCGGCTACGGGCGCGAGCGCTACATCTACGCATTCCTCGTCTCCATCGTCCTCTTCTCGGTGGGCGGCATGTTCGCGGTGTACGAGGGTTACGAGAAGATCAAGCACCCGCACGCGATCGAGGCCTGGTACTGGCCGGTCGGGGTCCTGGTCTTCGCGATCATCGCCGAGACCTTCTCCTTCCGTATGGCGATCAAGGAGTCCAACGAGACGCGCGGCGATCGCTCCTGGACCGAGTTCGTCCGCCACGCCAAGGCCCCGGAGCTCCCGGTCGTCCTCCTGGAGGACCTCGGCGCCCTCGTCGGTCTGTTCCTGGCGCTCGGCGGCGTCAGTCTCGCCCTGGCCACCGACAACGGGGTCTGGGACGGCATCGGCACCCTGTGCATCGGCATCCTCCTGATCGTCATCGCGATCGTCCTCGCCGCCGAGACGAAGTCCCTCCTGCTCGGCGAGTCCGCGGGAATCGAGGACGTCGAGAAGATCAAGGCGGCCGTGGTCGACGGAGACACCGTCACCGGGATCATCCACATGCGCACCCTCCACCTGGGCCCCGAGGAACTGCTGGTCGCCGCCAAGATCGCGGTCCAGCACGACGACACGGCGACCGAGGTCGCCAACGCGATCAACGCCGCCGAGAACCGCATCCGCGACGCCGTCCCGATCGCCCGCGTCATCTATCTGGAGCCGGACATCTTCGACGCGGAGGCAGCCACAAAGGGAACCAACCCGGCCAAGCCCCCCACCACACCCTCCACCCCCAATACATCCACCGACACAACCCCCGCCCCGGGCACCGGCACAATCCCCGGCACGGACACCGACACGACCTCTGGCACGACCTCTGGCACGACCTCTGGCACCGGCCACCCCCCGAAGGATTCCGGCCACTGA
- the manA gene encoding mannose-6-phosphate isomerase, class I, with the protein MDRLSNTVRPYAWGSTTAIPALLGIEPTGEPQAEMWMGAHPGAPSRVSRTGRASRSGQAGTASRTTEPDDTELALTEVIAADPEGELGATTVDRFGPRLPFLLKLLAAGAPLSLQVHPNLDQAREGYADEEARDVPIDAPHRTYKDANHKPELICALTPFDGLCGFRRPAEAADAMEALGVDSLKPYVDLLRAHPEEAALREVLTAILGADPAEMAETVEQAAAAAERLGGAHAPYARIAHHFPGDPGVLAAMLLNYVQLQPGEALFLGAGVPHAYLDGLGVEIMANSDNVLRCGLTPKHIDVPELLRIVRFEATEPGVLRPEAAPSGEELYETPVDEFALSRYTLASGAAPAVLTAPTPQILLCTAGTVRVGELSLSPGESVFVPAGEPVEAAGAGTLFRATVAA; encoded by the coding sequence ATGGACCGGCTGTCCAACACCGTGCGCCCCTACGCCTGGGGGTCCACCACGGCCATCCCCGCCCTGCTGGGCATCGAGCCCACCGGCGAACCGCAGGCCGAGATGTGGATGGGAGCCCACCCCGGAGCGCCCTCGCGGGTCAGCAGGACCGGTCGGGCGAGCAGGTCCGGCCAGGCCGGCACGGCCAGCCGCACCACCGAGCCCGATGACACGGAGCTCGCGCTCACCGAGGTCATCGCAGCCGACCCGGAGGGGGAACTCGGCGCAACCACGGTCGACCGGTTCGGCCCCCGCCTCCCCTTCCTCCTGAAGCTCCTCGCCGCCGGCGCCCCCCTGTCCCTCCAGGTCCACCCGAACCTGGACCAGGCCCGCGAGGGCTACGCCGACGAGGAGGCCCGGGACGTCCCGATCGACGCACCGCACCGCACGTACAAGGACGCCAACCACAAGCCCGAACTGATCTGCGCCCTCACCCCCTTCGACGGACTGTGCGGCTTTCGCAGGCCCGCCGAGGCGGCGGACGCGATGGAGGCGCTGGGAGTCGACTCCCTCAAGCCGTACGTGGATCTCCTCCGCGCCCACCCCGAAGAGGCCGCCCTCCGCGAGGTGCTCACCGCGATCCTCGGCGCGGACCCGGCGGAGATGGCCGAGACCGTCGAGCAGGCGGCAGCCGCCGCCGAACGCCTCGGCGGCGCCCACGCCCCGTACGCCCGCATCGCCCACCACTTCCCCGGCGACCCCGGCGTCCTGGCGGCCATGCTGCTGAATTACGTACAACTCCAGCCCGGCGAAGCCCTGTTCCTCGGTGCAGGGGTCCCCCACGCCTACCTCGACGGCCTCGGCGTCGAGATCATGGCCAACTCGGACAACGTGCTGCGCTGCGGCCTGACTCCCAAGCACATCGACGTCCCCGAACTCCTGCGCATCGTCCGTTTCGAGGCGACCGAACCCGGCGTGCTGCGCCCCGAGGCAGCCCCGTCGGGCGAGGAGTTGTACGAGACCCCCGTCGACGAGTTCGCCCTGTCCCGCTACACCCTCGCGTCCGGGGCGGCCCCCGCCGTACTGACCGCCCCCACCCCGCAGATCCTGCTTTGCACTGCAGGAACCGTCCGGGTCGGCGAGCTGTCGCTGAGCCCGGGGGAGTCGGTCTTCGTACCGGCCGGTGAACCGGTCGAAGCGGCCGGAGCGGGCACGCTCTTCCGAGCCACAGTGGCCGCCTGA
- a CDS encoding SIS domain-containing protein, whose protein sequence is MLDESLLDAPEALARADRRDLLRGAAEAGARVRTAARHAAEAGIGGLAPEGRPRAVLVAGPGTAASGVADLIGALAGAAAPVTRMHPTGVAPAPGALRWTLPGWAGSVDLLLIATADGSEPGLALLAEQAYRRGCTVVAVAPTRSPLRESVDGGHGLVVPMAAAPHGEYDAETSAAGPGTLWALLTPLLVLLDRVGLVTAPPEELQKVADRLDRTAERCGPAIATYSNPAKTLAAELADSLPLLWTEGDAAGPVGRRFAAVLAELAGRPALAAELPEALPSHGTLLAGDFAAGADPDDFFRDRVEEGETLRARVVLLRDRPAGGLSAYPAARELALGHDTPVSELEPDAGSDLEALAELLAITDFAAVYLSLASSPQP, encoded by the coding sequence ATGCTCGACGAGTCCCTGCTCGACGCCCCGGAAGCCCTCGCCCGAGCCGACCGCCGCGATCTGCTTCGCGGCGCGGCCGAGGCAGGCGCCCGCGTACGTACCGCCGCCCGGCACGCCGCCGAGGCGGGCATCGGTGGCCTGGCCCCGGAGGGCCGGCCCCGAGCCGTCCTCGTCGCAGGCCCCGGAACCGCCGCGTCCGGCGTCGCCGACCTGATCGGCGCACTGGCGGGCGCAGCCGCCCCCGTGACCCGGATGCACCCCACAGGAGTCGCCCCCGCCCCCGGCGCCCTGCGCTGGACCCTGCCCGGCTGGGCCGGGTCCGTGGATCTGCTCCTCATCGCGACCGCCGACGGCTCCGAACCGGGGCTCGCCCTGCTGGCCGAGCAGGCGTACCGCCGCGGCTGCACGGTCGTCGCCGTCGCTCCTACCCGCTCGCCGCTGCGCGAGTCGGTCGACGGAGGGCACGGCCTGGTGGTCCCGATGGCGGCTGCCCCGCACGGGGAGTACGACGCGGAGACCTCGGCCGCGGGCCCCGGCACACTGTGGGCGCTGCTCACCCCGCTCCTGGTCCTCCTGGACCGGGTCGGCCTGGTGACGGCTCCCCCCGAGGAGCTGCAGAAGGTGGCGGACCGCCTCGACCGCACCGCGGAACGCTGTGGCCCGGCCATCGCCACGTACAGCAACCCGGCCAAGACGCTCGCCGCCGAGCTCGCGGACAGTCTGCCCCTGCTGTGGACGGAGGGCGACGCGGCAGGCCCGGTCGGCCGCCGCTTCGCCGCTGTACTCGCCGAGCTGGCGGGCCGTCCCGCCCTCGCCGCGGAACTCCCCGAGGCCCTGCCCTCGCACGGCACGCTGCTGGCCGGGGACTTCGCGGCGGGCGCCGACCCCGACGACTTCTTCCGCGACCGGGTCGAGGAGGGGGAGACGCTGAGAGCCCGAGTGGTTCTCCTCCGGGACCGCCCCGCGGGCGGCCTCAGCGCCTACCCGGCCGCCCGGGAGCTGGCGCTCGGCCACGACACCCCCGTCAGCGAACTGGAACCGGACGCGGGCAGCGACCTGGAGGCCCTCGCCGAACTGCTCGCGATCACCGACTTCGCGGCGGTCTACCTGTCGCTGGCCTCGTCCCCCCAGCCCTGA
- a CDS encoding Trm112 family protein produces MPLEAGLLEILACPACHAPLDDRSSADSPELVCTGADCGLAYPVRDGIPVLLVDEARRPA; encoded by the coding sequence ATGCCGCTCGAAGCCGGCCTCCTGGAGATCCTGGCCTGCCCGGCCTGCCACGCCCCGCTCGACGACCGCTCGTCGGCCGACAGCCCCGAGCTGGTCTGCACCGGTGCGGACTGTGGCCTGGCCTACCCGGTCCGGGACGGCATCCCGGTGCTGCTCGTGGACGAGGCCCGCCGCCCCGCCTGA